The DNA window TTTTAACGATTGCTCAACCTTCTTGTTTTGCCGGCGGTCCTTACACTTTACCTTACAGTATAGCTATTGCGCCCAGTGGAACTTGCCCTTTACCAACCGGTAGCGGTACTTATAACCCCGGCACGTATACCATCAGTACTGATGCTTGTGCTTGTTTGGGTTTATATTTCATTTCAATTACCGACAATAGTGCAACATTATTTGATTTCGCGAATGTACCGGTGAATCAACCGAGTATTCAAAGAACTCCGGGAACTTTAGGTACTGTCACATGCGCTCCACCTGTTGCTTGTAATGGGTCAGTTAGCCAGATATATTTTAATGCTACTGCCCCTTATAATTTCACAGTTACTCCACCTTCAGGAGCACCAATTAACACAGTTTCTAATGGCCCATTAACCAATACGGGATTGTGTGCGGGTATAATGACTGTTAACGTTTTGGATGCCCAGGGTTGCACGGCAACTTTCACAAATAACATCCCGGGTCCGGCTGCTTTTAATTGGGGATCATCCACCCAAAGTGTAACTTGTTTTGGATTTTGTGACGGTGCTGCAGTTGTGTCTCCTACAGGGGGAACATCGGGATATACAATAAATTGGAGTACAGGTGCAACAAGTGTTATTGCCGCAGGTCAAACCGCATCCATCACCGGATTGTGCGCAAACGCAATAATTAGTGCGTCTGTTACCGATGCAAACGGTTGCGTTTACCCTCCCTTTACCACAACAATTACCGGCCCCCCTCAATTAACAGTAACCTCAAACGCAACCATGGTATCGTGTCCTGGAGGAACAAACGGCGCCATATCGCTAACCGTTAGTGGGGGAATTGCCCCTTACAATTTCACATGGACGCCAGGCCCCGGCGCCAATTCACCTAGCATTACTGGTTTAGGTGTAGGAGGACAAACAGTTACAATTTCTAATAATGGTGGACTATGTACAACCACCTTAGGATTTAATATTACAGGTCCAAATGCCTGGACAATAAATCCTGTTGTCACACATGTACAATGTAATGGTTTGGCAAATGGCTCGGCATCATTAGGTGTAGACCCCGCCAGTGGAAATGGAGGCCCATTTCAATATACTTGGTCGCCTGTACCTGGAGGCGGACAAGGTACTGGAACGGTTACCGGGTTAACAGCACAAAATTATACAGCGGTGATAGCAGATATTACCGGTTGTACAACCTTAGCGATTATTTCTGTTACAGCTCCTCCGGCATATACGGTTGCAGTTACTACGCAGTCATTATTATGTTTTAATGTTTGTACAGGAGGTGCCTCAGTAACAGTTTCGGGTGGTACCGGACCTTATTCATTTACCTGGAATCCTAATCCTCCGGCAGGACAGGGAACCGGAACAATTTCCAATTCATGTGCTAATTCTTATACAGTAAATATTTTAGATGCTCAAGGTTGTCCAACAAGTACAACTGTTGTAATTACGCAACCTTCTAGTATTACGCCAAATGTTTCATCATCATCAATCACCTGTGCCGGTGCTTGTAACGGGGTAATCACGGCCTCTCCAAGCGGTGGAAATTCGCCTTATACTTATACTTTGTTATTGCCCGGCGGAGGCACAACTACAGCCGGCCCAAGTTTGACCGCATCGTTAACAGGATTGTGCGTAGGAATTCACACTTTAATTATTGGAGGAACCACGGGTTGTACACAAAGCTTTACTTTTAATATTCAAGAACCAAACCCTTTAATTGCAAATATTGTATCAACTTCGGTAACTTGTTTTAATGGTTGTAATGGAACGGTAGCCGGAAATGTTATAGGCGGAAGTCCGGGTTATTCTTTTTTATGGACTACTCCAACAGGAACGGCCTCAGGTCCGGCGCTAGCTGGCCAATGTGCTGGTAATTATACTCTAATTGTTACAGATGCCAATAGTTGTACTGCAACAGCAACAGCTACATTGGCAGAACCTACACAAATTACAGTAACAATTACACCAACTAATCCGAGTTGCAATGGTAATTGCAATGGAATATTAAATGCAAATGTAGGAGGTGGTACGCCGGGATATACGCTTTCTTGGTCAAATGGATTCATAGGAAATCCAAATATTAACCTTTGTGCAGGAAATTATACGCTTACCGTAAATGATGCAAATAATTGTACAGTTGCAGTTACGCAATCACTTACAAATCCCCCAAATATTACAATAACTGTCAATACCTCTAGCCCAAGTTGTGCAGGAGGTTGTAATGGCTCTGCAACAATAACGCCTTCTGGAGGAACTCCGGGTTATACAATCCAATGTAATGTGCCACCACTCGTTTCAAATACAACGGGAATAATTTCCGGATTGTGTACAGGGAATTATATCGCCACAGTCATTGATGCAAATAACTGTAGCCAACCTGTCGTATTCAGTATTAATAATCCGCCTGCTTTAAGTATAGTTGTAAATAGTGTTCAAACAAGTTGTAATGCATGTACAGGTGGAGCAACAATTACGCCTTCAGGTGGAACTCCAACTTACGCCATTGTATGGACTAACACTTTAGGCGCAACAGTAGGAACAACTTCTGCAATGACAGGTCTTTGTCCGGGAAATTATACAGTAACGGTTACGGATGTTGCAGGGTGTATTGCAACTGCAAATATTTTAATTCTCCAAACAGTGAATGTTTCCATTGCAATTGCTGGATCCGGAATTTTATGTTTTAATGCATGTACAGGAACAGCTGTAGCAACTCCTACAGGTGGTAGTGCCCCTTATAATTTTACATGGACACCTTCGGGTCAAAATACACAAACCGCAACAGGCCTTTGCGCCGGAGTTCATACGGTTTTAGTAACAGATCAGTTCTTATGTTCTAATACTGCCACAATTAATTTTGTGAATCCTCCAGATATAATAGTTGCCACTTCACAAACTAACATTCCATGTGCTGGATTTTGCAATGGCGCAATTTCAGCAACAGCCTCTGGTGGAACGGGCGTTCTTACCTATTCATGGCTTCCGGGCGGACAAAGTACTTCTTCAATAACTAACCTGTGTGTTGGCGGATACACACTTATTGTATTCGATGCGAATAATTGTTCTAAGCAATTTACTTTTGATATAGTTTCTAATCCTTCTATCACTGCAACTTTTACTGCTACAAGTCCAACCGGTTGCGGTGTTTCGAATGGAAGTATTTGTGTAACCGCAAGTGGCGGTAATGGCGGACCCTATACTTATACCTGGACACCCGGGGTGAGTAATGCAAGTTGTGCAACCGGTTTAGGAGCTGGAGCATATTCTGTAATTATTTCAGACGGTGTTTGTACCAATACTATTGCTACTGCATTATCCAATCCTGCTGGCCCTTCTTTAACGCCGGTATCAACTTCCGTCTCCTGTTTTGGTGGAAATAACGGTGGGGCTACGGTAACCGCAAGTGGTGGTGGTCCTTATACTTTCACCTGGTCGCCAGCAACTGCCTCTGCCGTTGTTGGGGCTACTACAACAGCAGGATCTTTAAATTCCGGAACCTATAATATTTCCGTTCAGGATATGATAACGAATTGTATCACTTCACAAACTATAAATATTCTTGGACCGCCGGCTTTAACAGTCACGTCTTCATTCACTAATCCACTTTGTAATACAAGCAATAATGGAACAATAGTAATTAATACAAGTGGAGGCACGCCCGGTTATAATTTCGCCTGGACTCCTACAACAGGAATTGTTGGACAAGGAACGCAAACGGTTTCGAGTTTATCACCGGCAATTTATACGGTAACGATAACAGATGCTAATTCATGTGTGCAAACCCGCACATTTAATGTTGTTGCTCCGCCAGCAATTACACTAACCGCAACATTCACAAACGTGTTGTGTTTTAATGCATGTAATGGATCTGCGTTAGCTAACGGTTCGGGAGGCACAGCCCCGATAACTTACTCTTGGCTTCCTGTTGGTGGATTTGCAGGAGCGATAACAGCTTCTATTAACGGATTATGTCCAAATATTTATACCGTAATTGCCACTGATGGTAATGGTTGTTCGGCCACTACTACAGTATCTGTTACAGAACCTCCTCAGCTAACTGCTACATTAACTTCAATAGGCGCTTCTTGTTCAAATTCTTGTAATGCATCTGCAACAGTTGCAGCCATTGGTGGTACGCCTGTTCTCACCTATTCTTGGACTGGTTCGCCTGTAACTACACCAACCATTAATGGATTATGTGCAGGCAATTATTCTGCTACGGTTAGCGATGGGAATGGTTGTTTTACGGTAATGCCTTTTGTTATTGCCACGGTTACCCCATTCACAGCAACTCTAGTACCTACAAATCCGTTATGTAATAGTTCATGTAATGGAAGTATTACCACCAATCTTGCCGGAAATCAGGGAACCGTTAGTTTTAATTGGGCACCGGCGGGAACAGGGCAAAATCCAACCGGATTATGTGCCGGAAATTATACTTTAATTGCAACCGACGCCGCTTCATGTCAGGCGAATGCGGTTGTAACGCTTACAAACCCACCGGCGGTTTTAGCAAATATAACAACCACAAACCCTTCTTGTAATGGAAATTGTAATGGCGCTGCCATTAGTAATGCTACCAATGTAACTGCTCCGGTTAGTTTTACTTGGTTACCCGGCGGACAAAATACACCTTCTATTTCTTCTCAGTGTGCCGGTAATTTCACATTAACAATTGTTGACAATAATAGTTGTACAGTTACTCAAACCTTTGCTTTGGTTAACCCTCCTGCTTATACGATTGTCCCTTCTGCGGCACCTGCTAGTTGTGGTTTAAATAATGGATCAATCACTGTAGTTGTTTCTGGTGGAACTCCAACTTATAATATTGCTTGGCAACCAGGTGGAATCCCTAACGGTTCAGTTGCTACCGGTTTAGGAGCCGGAATTTATACAGTTAATATAACAGACATAAATAATTGTACAAACTCTCTTACTATTCCGTTAAGTAATGCCAATGGTCCAAGTGTAACTCCGGTAAGTTCTACAAGTATTACTTGTAATGGAGCTTGCACAGGAGGAGCAACCGTTAACTTAGTGCTAATTTCCGGAGGAACCGGTCCATATACCGCAAATTGGTTAGTGCCTCCTGCCCCGAGTTCAGTTAACCCTATTAATGGTTTATGTGCCGGAACTTACACTGCACAAATTACTGATTCTAGTTTACCAAGTGCTTGTACCATGTTTACAACGGTAACCATTGCCGAGCCTCCTCCATTAATTATTAATCCAAGCTTTACTTTACCAACATGTAACGGAATTTGTAATGGAACTATAGTATTGAATACTTCCGGAGCAACTCCTGGTTATACCTACAATTGGTCTCCGCTTGGTCCAAATAACTCACCAACCTTAACAAGTGCTTGTGCCGGAGATTATACCATTCAAATTACAGACGCAAACGGCTGTCTTTCTACAGAAACTGTGAATTTACCGGCAACGTTAAATATGACAGCTTTATTCAACACATCGCAAAATCCTTGTTTTGGAAATTGTGTAGGCTCAATCACGATTACGCCTTCGGGTGGTGCGCCGGTGATGAATACCAGTTGGAGTAATGGACAATTCGGAAATGTTGCGAGTAATTTATGCAATGGCACGTATACAGCTTTAGTTACTGATGGAAATGGTTGTTTTAACACGTTCACGCAAACGATTAATTCCCCAACTCAAATTACAGCCACATCATCTATTGCTGCTCCGGGATGTAGTTTATGTAATGGCTCGGCAACTATTACTCCTTCCGGTGGAACAGGAGCTCCATATCAGTTTAATTGGACCAACAGCGCAACTACTTCCGTGGTAAATAATTTATGTGCAGGATTATATCAAGTATTAATCACTGACGCCAATAGCTGTACAGTAACACAAAATGTTTTAATTAGTAGTAACAGCGGTATTACCGGAGAAACATTTACTACACAAAATGTAAGTTGTTTTGGATTATGTAATGGTGGAGCTACTGTTAGTCCAATCGGTGGGGCACCGGTAATTACATTTAGTTGGATCGCACCTTCTTCAACATTAAGTTCAATTAATAATTTATGTCCGGGAGATTATTTTGTCCAAATGACTGATGCGAATGGATGTGTACGAACTGCTTCTACATCTATAAGCGCTGTAAATGTTTTAACTGTAAATCCTTTTGTTTTCCCACCAACTTGTGGAAATAATGACGGTTCTATTAGTATTGTACCTTCCGGTGGAACTCCTGGATACACGATAAACTGGCTACCTCCAATTGTTAGTTCAGGCACAACAGTAACAAATTTAGGCGCCGGTGTATATGGAGTGTCAATTACAGATGCGGCAGGATGTACCTATACTCAAACATTCACATTTAGCAATCTAACAGCGCCTGCATTAACACACACTCAAACAAATGTAAATTGTTTTGGTGCTTGTACAGGTTCAATTATTGCGGAAGCCACCGGAACTAGCACACCATTTACTTATACGTGGAGCACAGGAGCAAATGGTCCAGTAGTCACTAGTTTATGTTCCGGATTAGTTACATTAACCGTCATTGCCAGTGATGGCTGTCGCGCATTCCAAACATTCACAATTACAGAAAATCAAAAATTACAATTGAGTATTACCAATACCGTTCAGCCAATGTGCGCTGATGATTGTAACGGACAAATAACCTTAATTCCAAGCGGAGGTACGCTACCTTATACATTCTTATGGTCACCTTCGAGTATGACCACAAATCCAGCCACAAGTCTTTGTGCCGGCCCTGGTAGCCTAACGGTTTACACCGGTACGGTAACTGATGCTTTAGGTTGTACTATCAATGAAACGGTAACTTTAGTTAATCCGGCAACATTAACAGCTGTGAGTTCATTAACAAATTCTTCTTGTAGCTCCATTGCAGACGGTTCTGCAACCGTATTACCAGCGGGCGGCACACCTACATTTAATATTAATTGGAGTGGTCCAAATTCTTTTACGGCAAATACACAATCCATAAATAATGTTTTAGCTGGTGATTATACTGTTACGGTGGTTGATTCAAAAAGCTGTACGCAAACCAGCACATTAACAATTGTACCTACAATTTCTATAACAGCAGATGCAGGACGAGATACTTCTTTCTGTGATTTAGGTTCAATTATATTAACCGGAACTAATTCATCTGGTGCTGTTCAATATGAATGGCTTCAAATGCCAATTCCTTCACCTACCATTGCAGCAACTTCCTCAGTTTTGGTTAATCCGCCGACAGGAACTCACACCTTTGTTTTAATTACTACTTCAAGCGTATTAGCATGTAAAGACACAGATTTTGTTGTTGTAAATTCATTAGCATTACCATTTGTTGATGCAGGGCCTTCATTCACAATCCCAATTTTTTCTAACATAACCATTGGTGGAGCTCCAACTTCTACGGGTGCAGCAACTTTCACTTGGTTACCTGCAGGAACTTTAGATAATCCGTTTATCGCTAATCCTATAGCTTCAAATACAGTAGATGTAACTTATACGGTAATAGTGGTTGATCCGGCAACAGGCTGTACGGCTAGCGATACTGTAAGAGTAGTTTTATATCCGCAAATCATTATTCCTAATGGCTTTAGTCCGAATGGAGATACAAAGAATGATAAATGGGTTATTGATAATATTCAACAATTCCCTGAAAATACAGTTGAAGTGTATAATAGATGGGGTGAATTATTGTTTTATCGAAAGAATTATCAATCTGATTTTGATGGTAGATTTAATGGAAAGGATTTGCCTGTTGGTACCTATTATTATGTTATTAATTTAAATCATCCGGCTTACACAAAACCATATACTGGGCCATTAACTATTTTCAGGTAAAATGAAAAAATATCTATACATATTTATTTTTAGTCTTCTACTTGTGTTCGTTAATGCGCAACAATTACCACAGTATACTCAGTATATGCTGAATGAATTGGCTATAAATCCTGCAGTATCCGGGAAAGAGGAATATGCCGATGTGAGAACTAATAACAGGTTACAATGGATAGGAATTACCGATGCTCCACGTACCTATATGCTAACTGCACATGGTCCAATCAAAGATAAAAATATGGGATTAGGTATGAATTTGTATACTGATATCGTTGGCCCGACAAGAAGAACCGGGATTAATTTCTCTTATGCCTATCATTTAAAATTAAAGGAAGATTTGCATTTATCAATGGGATTAAGCGCCGGAGTGTTACAGTGGGGTATAGACGGACACAAACTAATTCTTCATGATCCAGGCGATGAGAATTTGCTAGTGAATTATCAAACTACTTACGTGCCCGACTTTGGAACAGGGATTTATTTTCATAAAAAAGATCGATTTTATTTCGGATTTAGCGTGCCTCAATTGTATCAGGCTAAAATTGGTTTATATGAAAAAAATAGTAAAAGTCGATTGGCCAGCCATTATAATTTAAACGGCGCTTACAAATTTGATTTAAACGAGGATTTTAAAATTGAACCCTCTTTTTTAGTAAAATATGCAATTCCGGCTCCACCTAAATTTGATGGCGGATTAAGAGTTATTTACAAGGAAACAATTTGGCTAGGAGGGGCTTATCGCCATAACGATTCCTTTACCGCGTTAATCGGATATCTTTATAAAAACTATTTAATGGTGGGCTATTCATATGATTATACAACAACCAACATCAGAAAATATTCCACCGGCACTCATGAACTTATGCTTGGCATACGTTTTACTAAAAAACAGTCTTCCGCCTGGGAGCAAGAGGTAGAAAAATAAGTCAAATTTCCTGACAGTTAAGCCGTTCAAGGTTGCTTACAATCAAGCTGTGGAATTTTAAATATTCCCTTGGTTCCAAGTCGTTATTTAGAATCATTATAAATTACAAACTCTGTTAAAAAAAATAAAAAAAACCGAGTGTAATTCTCAATCTTCTGTTAAATTTGCCATCGTTAATGTCATTTAATTGTCATTAGAAAAGACTTAAAAAGATTTAAATTTTCTCATTTTCATATGAAAAAAAACATGTCCCGAACATTGGTCAAAAGTTTGCTCACGGCAATCTTTTCGCTGTTCGTATTTACAAAGGCAGTCTATTCACAGGATGGAGCCAAACTTTTTAAACAGAATTGTGCATCCTGCCATGCTTCTCATACCGATCAGAAGTTAACGGGTCCGGGATTAAAGGGTGTTTTCGATCGCGCTCCAAAGGGAGATTGGTTAAAAAACTGGATTCTTAATAATGAAAAACTGATTAAAAGCGGTGATGCCTACGCCAATAAAATTTATGGTGATTTCGGTAAAGCCGCAATGACGGTTTTTGAAG is part of the Sphingobacteriaceae bacterium genome and encodes:
- a CDS encoding type IX secretion system membrane protein PorP/SprF, which gives rise to MKKYLYIFIFSLLLVFVNAQQLPQYTQYMLNELAINPAVSGKEEYADVRTNNRLQWIGITDAPRTYMLTAHGPIKDKNMGLGMNLYTDIVGPTRRTGINFSYAYHLKLKEDLHLSMGLSAGVLQWGIDGHKLILHDPGDENLLVNYQTTYVPDFGTGIYFHKKDRFYFGFSVPQLYQAKIGLYEKNSKSRLASHYNLNGAYKFDLNEDFKIEPSFLVKYAIPAPPKFDGGLRVIYKETIWLGGAYRHNDSFTALIGYLYKNYLMVGYSYDYTTTNIRKYSTGTHELMLGIRFTKKQSSAWEQEVEK
- a CDS encoding gliding motility-associated C-terminal domain-containing protein; protein product: MRFRLILIFSILFAFVKAQQTGSFNSNPSCATWTVIKPSCSPGCDAKIILTIAQPSCFAGGPYTLPYSIAIAPSGTCPLPTGSGTYNPGTYTISTDACACLGLYFISITDNSATLFDFANVPVNQPSIQRTPGTLGTVTCAPPVACNGSVSQIYFNATAPYNFTVTPPSGAPINTVSNGPLTNTGLCAGIMTVNVLDAQGCTATFTNNIPGPAAFNWGSSTQSVTCFGFCDGAAVVSPTGGTSGYTINWSTGATSVIAAGQTASITGLCANAIISASVTDANGCVYPPFTTTITGPPQLTVTSNATMVSCPGGTNGAISLTVSGGIAPYNFTWTPGPGANSPSITGLGVGGQTVTISNNGGLCTTTLGFNITGPNAWTINPVVTHVQCNGLANGSASLGVDPASGNGGPFQYTWSPVPGGGQGTGTVTGLTAQNYTAVIADITGCTTLAIISVTAPPAYTVAVTTQSLLCFNVCTGGASVTVSGGTGPYSFTWNPNPPAGQGTGTISNSCANSYTVNILDAQGCPTSTTVVITQPSSITPNVSSSSITCAGACNGVITASPSGGNSPYTYTLLLPGGGTTTAGPSLTASLTGLCVGIHTLIIGGTTGCTQSFTFNIQEPNPLIANIVSTSVTCFNGCNGTVAGNVIGGSPGYSFLWTTPTGTASGPALAGQCAGNYTLIVTDANSCTATATATLAEPTQITVTITPTNPSCNGNCNGILNANVGGGTPGYTLSWSNGFIGNPNINLCAGNYTLTVNDANNCTVAVTQSLTNPPNITITVNTSSPSCAGGCNGSATITPSGGTPGYTIQCNVPPLVSNTTGIISGLCTGNYIATVIDANNCSQPVVFSINNPPALSIVVNSVQTSCNACTGGATITPSGGTPTYAIVWTNTLGATVGTTSAMTGLCPGNYTVTVTDVAGCIATANILILQTVNVSIAIAGSGILCFNACTGTAVATPTGGSAPYNFTWTPSGQNTQTATGLCAGVHTVLVTDQFLCSNTATINFVNPPDIIVATSQTNIPCAGFCNGAISATASGGTGVLTYSWLPGGQSTSSITNLCVGGYTLIVFDANNCSKQFTFDIVSNPSITATFTATSPTGCGVSNGSICVTASGGNGGPYTYTWTPGVSNASCATGLGAGAYSVIISDGVCTNTIATALSNPAGPSLTPVSTSVSCFGGNNGGATVTASGGGPYTFTWSPATASAVVGATTTAGSLNSGTYNISVQDMITNCITSQTINILGPPALTVTSSFTNPLCNTSNNGTIVINTSGGTPGYNFAWTPTTGIVGQGTQTVSSLSPAIYTVTITDANSCVQTRTFNVVAPPAITLTATFTNVLCFNACNGSALANGSGGTAPITYSWLPVGGFAGAITASINGLCPNIYTVIATDGNGCSATTTVSVTEPPQLTATLTSIGASCSNSCNASATVAAIGGTPVLTYSWTGSPVTTPTINGLCAGNYSATVSDGNGCFTVMPFVIATVTPFTATLVPTNPLCNSSCNGSITTNLAGNQGTVSFNWAPAGTGQNPTGLCAGNYTLIATDAASCQANAVVTLTNPPAVLANITTTNPSCNGNCNGAAISNATNVTAPVSFTWLPGGQNTPSISSQCAGNFTLTIVDNNSCTVTQTFALVNPPAYTIVPSAAPASCGLNNGSITVVVSGGTPTYNIAWQPGGIPNGSVATGLGAGIYTVNITDINNCTNSLTIPLSNANGPSVTPVSSTSITCNGACTGGATVNLVLISGGTGPYTANWLVPPAPSSVNPINGLCAGTYTAQITDSSLPSACTMFTTVTIAEPPPLIINPSFTLPTCNGICNGTIVLNTSGATPGYTYNWSPLGPNNSPTLTSACAGDYTIQITDANGCLSTETVNLPATLNMTALFNTSQNPCFGNCVGSITITPSGGAPVMNTSWSNGQFGNVASNLCNGTYTALVTDGNGCFNTFTQTINSPTQITATSSIAAPGCSLCNGSATITPSGGTGAPYQFNWTNSATTSVVNNLCAGLYQVLITDANSCTVTQNVLISSNSGITGETFTTQNVSCFGLCNGGATVSPIGGAPVITFSWIAPSSTLSSINNLCPGDYFVQMTDANGCVRTASTSISAVNVLTVNPFVFPPTCGNNDGSISIVPSGGTPGYTINWLPPIVSSGTTVTNLGAGVYGVSITDAAGCTYTQTFTFSNLTAPALTHTQTNVNCFGACTGSIIAEATGTSTPFTYTWSTGANGPVVTSLCSGLVTLTVIASDGCRAFQTFTITENQKLQLSITNTVQPMCADDCNGQITLIPSGGTLPYTFLWSPSSMTTNPATSLCAGPGSLTVYTGTVTDALGCTINETVTLVNPATLTAVSSLTNSSCSSIADGSATVLPAGGTPTFNINWSGPNSFTANTQSINNVLAGDYTVTVVDSKSCTQTSTLTIVPTISITADAGRDTSFCDLGSIILTGTNSSGAVQYEWLQMPIPSPTIAATSSVLVNPPTGTHTFVLITTSSVLACKDTDFVVVNSLALPFVDAGPSFTIPIFSNITIGGAPTSTGAATFTWLPAGTLDNPFIANPIASNTVDVTYTVIVVDPATGCTASDTVRVVLYPQIIIPNGFSPNGDTKNDKWVIDNIQQFPENTVEVYNRWGELLFYRKNYQSDFDGRFNGKDLPVGTYYYVINLNHPAYTKPYTGPLTIFR